From Rhodococcus antarcticus, the proteins below share one genomic window:
- the glf gene encoding UDP-galactopyranose mutase, translating to MTSAPWDLVVVGSGFFGLTIAERTATQLGKKVLVLDRRHHIGGNAYSEPEPETGIEIHKYGAHLFHTSNERVWEYVNQFTSFTGYQHRVFTVHDDKTYSMPVNLATMCAYFGRALTPDQARGLVAEQAAEIDGKEAANFEEKAVSLVGRPLYEAFFKGYTAKQWQTDPTELPAAIISRLPVRYTFDNRYFNDTHEGLPTHGYTAWIEAMADQPGIEVRLDTDWFDVRDEVLAANPGVPVVYTGPLDAYFGNVEGELGWRTLDFEQEVLATGDHQGTPVMNYADADVPFTRIHEFRHFHPERDYPTDKTVIMREFSRFAEPGDEPYYPINTAEDRAKVTAYRELAKRETADRNVLFGGRLGTYQYLDMHMAISSALSMYDNRIAPYFTEGRPLAGSLED from the coding sequence GTGACCTCTGCACCGTGGGACCTCGTCGTCGTCGGCTCCGGCTTCTTCGGCCTCACCATCGCCGAGCGGACCGCGACGCAGCTGGGCAAGAAGGTGCTGGTGCTCGACCGCCGCCACCACATCGGCGGCAACGCCTACTCCGAGCCGGAGCCCGAGACGGGCATCGAGATCCACAAGTACGGCGCGCACCTGTTCCACACGTCGAACGAGCGGGTCTGGGAGTACGTCAACCAGTTCACCTCGTTCACGGGCTACCAGCACCGGGTGTTCACCGTCCACGACGACAAGACCTACTCGATGCCGGTGAACCTGGCCACGATGTGCGCCTACTTCGGTCGCGCCCTCACCCCGGACCAGGCCCGCGGGCTCGTGGCGGAGCAGGCCGCGGAGATCGACGGCAAGGAGGCCGCGAACTTCGAGGAGAAGGCGGTCTCGCTCGTCGGCCGCCCGCTCTACGAGGCCTTCTTCAAGGGCTACACCGCCAAGCAGTGGCAGACCGACCCCACCGAGCTGCCCGCGGCCATCATCAGTCGTCTGCCGGTCCGGTACACCTTCGACAACCGCTACTTCAACGACACCCACGAGGGCCTGCCCACCCACGGCTACACGGCCTGGATCGAGGCGATGGCCGACCAGCCCGGCATCGAGGTGCGTCTGGACACCGACTGGTTCGACGTGCGCGACGAGGTGCTCGCCGCCAACCCCGGCGTCCCCGTTGTCTACACCGGACCGCTGGACGCCTACTTCGGCAACGTCGAGGGCGAGCTGGGGTGGCGCACGCTGGACTTCGAGCAGGAGGTGCTGGCCACCGGCGACCACCAGGGGACCCCGGTGATGAACTACGCCGACGCCGACGTCCCGTTCACCCGCATCCACGAGTTCCGGCACTTCCACCCGGAGCGGGACTACCCGACTGACAAGACGGTCATCATGCGGGAGTTCAGCCGCTTCGCGGAGCCGGGCGACGAGCCGTACTACCCGATCAACACCGCCGAGGACCGGGCGAAGGTGACCGCGTACCGCGAGCTGGCCAAGCGGGAGACCGCCGACCGCAACGTCCTGTTCGGTGGTCGGCTCGGCACCTACCAGTACCTGGACATGCACATGGCGATCAGCAGCGCGCTGTCGATGTACGACAACAGGATCGCCCCCTACTTCACCGAGGGTCGGCCACTTGCCGGCTCGCTGGAGGACTGA
- a CDS encoding glycosyltransferase yields MTATTSTMVAQRGLFGGPSPLVSDDMYCLVERGIAHRSRTRVQLEPDARVSTNTYFGRLPASYWQRWTAVTEVTVSATVAGRGRVAVVASDVEGETRTVSSAAVDGDGTLRLAASIDHFVDGGALWVEVTSTTERLVLEDLTWSVDAPAEHRPASVVICTFNRADDCVATLAAMAEDGTALAGVETVYVVDQGTDRVESREGFARVSALLGDKLRYITQPNLGGAGGFTRGLFEVTDQTGSEHANVIFMDDDVLCEPETVLRLNAFANKTVEPAIIGGQMLYLLHPEQLHVGAERADLPTLAAGIATPRALHDIDVTENHQDERVDGAYNGWWTCLIPAEIVQKIGFPLPLFFQWDDIEYGYRARAAGHATVTLPGAGVWHADFAWKDWDDWHRYFNIRNAMVTAALHSDFNGKQVAKGLRAQLTRYLLSMQYGLAATMIRAVEDFLEGPELLHDGGQAAAGAIRKERAGYPETVRHPASAVPGLRAADMSIVVAPPAPSLKRVILVKRILDQALGRTQATTVAIPAAEAHWWHVSKFDQAVVTDASQEGVRLRRRDPGVAKELLVRGIKVCRRLSVEAPQLQARYQAAMPQLTSRENWARLYGRS; encoded by the coding sequence ATGACCGCCACGACGAGCACGATGGTTGCCCAGCGAGGCCTCTTCGGGGGGCCCTCCCCGCTGGTCTCCGACGACATGTACTGCCTGGTCGAGCGCGGGATCGCGCACCGCAGCCGGACCCGGGTGCAGCTCGAGCCGGATGCACGGGTCAGCACCAACACCTACTTCGGCCGCCTGCCCGCGAGTTACTGGCAACGCTGGACCGCGGTCACCGAGGTCACCGTCTCGGCCACCGTCGCCGGGCGGGGCCGCGTGGCCGTCGTGGCCTCCGACGTCGAGGGCGAGACCCGCACGGTGAGCAGTGCAGCCGTCGACGGCGACGGGACGCTCCGCCTCGCGGCGAGCATTGATCACTTCGTGGACGGTGGCGCCCTGTGGGTGGAGGTCACCAGCACCACCGAGCGCCTCGTCCTGGAGGACCTCACGTGGTCGGTCGACGCGCCCGCCGAGCACCGGCCCGCCTCCGTCGTCATCTGCACCTTCAACCGGGCCGACGACTGCGTGGCCACGCTCGCCGCGATGGCCGAGGACGGAACCGCGCTGGCCGGCGTGGAGACGGTGTACGTGGTCGACCAGGGCACCGACCGGGTGGAGTCCCGCGAGGGCTTCGCGCGCGTCTCCGCCCTGCTCGGGGACAAGCTCCGCTACATCACCCAGCCCAACCTCGGTGGCGCGGGTGGCTTCACCCGTGGACTGTTCGAGGTGACCGACCAGACCGGCTCCGAGCACGCAAACGTCATCTTCATGGACGATGACGTGCTCTGCGAGCCCGAGACGGTGCTGCGCCTCAACGCCTTCGCCAACAAGACGGTCGAGCCCGCGATCATCGGCGGGCAGATGCTGTACCTCCTGCACCCCGAGCAGCTGCACGTCGGTGCCGAGCGCGCGGACCTGCCGACGCTGGCTGCGGGGATCGCCACCCCCCGGGCGCTGCACGACATCGACGTGACCGAGAACCACCAGGACGAGCGGGTCGACGGCGCGTACAACGGTTGGTGGACCTGCCTCATACCCGCCGAGATCGTGCAGAAGATCGGCTTCCCGCTGCCTCTGTTCTTCCAGTGGGACGACATCGAGTACGGCTACCGCGCCCGTGCAGCCGGCCACGCGACGGTGACCCTGCCCGGCGCCGGGGTCTGGCACGCCGACTTCGCCTGGAAGGACTGGGACGACTGGCACCGGTACTTCAACATCCGCAACGCCATGGTCACCGCGGCCCTGCACAGCGACTTCAACGGCAAGCAGGTCGCCAAGGGTCTCCGAGCGCAGCTCACCCGCTACCTGCTTTCCATGCAGTACGGGTTGGCGGCGACGATGATCCGCGCCGTGGAGGACTTCCTCGAGGGCCCGGAGCTCCTGCACGACGGCGGACAGGCCGCCGCCGGCGCTATCCGCAAGGAGCGCGCCGGCTACCCGGAGACCGTCCGGCACCCGGCCTCGGCGGTGCCGGGTCTGCGGGCGGCCGACATGTCCATCGTCGTCGCACCCCCGGCGCCGAGCCTCAAGCGCGTGATCCTCGTCAAGCGGATCCTGGACCAGGCCCTAGGCCGCACCCAGGCGACCACCGTCGCCATCCCCGCGGCTGAGGCCCACTGGTGGCACGTCTCGAAGTTCGACCAGGCCGTGGTGACCGACGCCTCCCAGGAGGGCGTACGGCTACGCCGTCGCGACCCCGGGGTGGCGAAGGAGCTGCTGGTTCGCGGGATCAAGGTGTGCCGTCGGCTCAGCGTCGAGGCGCCGCAGCTGCAGGCGAGGTACCAGGCGGCCATGCCGCAGCTCACCAGCCGGGAGAACTGGGCCCGCCTCTACGGCAGGTCCTGA
- a CDS encoding class I SAM-dependent methyltransferase, with the protein MLRRLRESAHTKVQNAVREVLDERRDADRAELLGVRDQLVAEVVRCREEAAAARDLLAKAIVDLEWRQRRDLFFAAEVRAAAESEAFILHRMPTAPSFPHPYDTLRFGAGRVAVDGLALEFGVATGATLRIIVESLPGRGVHGFDVFTGLPEDWRTGFPTGAFSQESLPDVPGAELVVGLFEDTLPEFLAAHPGPVALLHVDADLYSAAVTVFEHVGPRLVAGSIVVFDEYFNYPGWQGGEHRAWTEFVERTGVEFAYLGYTFDNEQLVVEITSVPRA; encoded by the coding sequence ATGCTGCGGCGCCTGCGCGAATCCGCGCACACCAAGGTTCAGAACGCCGTGCGTGAAGTGCTCGACGAGCGTCGTGACGCTGATCGCGCAGAGCTGCTCGGGGTGCGCGACCAGCTGGTCGCCGAGGTCGTCCGCTGCCGCGAGGAGGCGGCCGCCGCGAGGGATCTCCTGGCCAAGGCCATCGTCGATCTCGAGTGGCGGCAGCGCAGGGACCTCTTCTTCGCCGCCGAGGTCCGCGCAGCGGCTGAGAGCGAGGCGTTCATCCTCCACCGGATGCCCACGGCGCCGTCGTTCCCGCACCCGTACGACACGTTGCGGTTCGGCGCCGGCCGGGTGGCCGTCGACGGGCTTGCGCTCGAGTTCGGCGTGGCCACCGGGGCGACGCTGCGGATCATCGTCGAGAGCCTGCCGGGTCGCGGTGTCCACGGGTTCGACGTCTTCACCGGTCTGCCCGAGGACTGGCGCACAGGGTTCCCGACGGGTGCCTTCTCCCAGGAGTCGCTGCCGGACGTGCCGGGCGCTGAGCTCGTGGTGGGCCTGTTCGAGGACACGCTGCCCGAGTTCCTCGCGGCGCACCCCGGGCCCGTCGCCCTGCTGCACGTCGACGCTGACCTCTACAGCGCGGCGGTCACCGTGTTCGAGCACGTGGGCCCCCGACTGGTGGCTGGCTCGATCGTGGTCTTCGACGAGTACTTCAACTACCCGGGTTGGCAGGGCGGCGAGCACAGGGCGTGGACCGAGTTCGTCGAGCGGACCGGGGTCGAGTTCGCCTACCTCGGGTACACCTTCGACAACGAGCAGCTCGTCGTGGAGATCACCAGCGTCCCCCGGGCCTGA
- a CDS encoding HAD family hydrolase — protein MSGVQPPQLVASDVDGTLLDGTDRVSPRTRAAIEAVRARGVPFVLVTGRPPRWIAPVVDQLGFAPMAVCANGAVLYDPATDEVVSAQLLPVELLREVADVAERLLPGCGLAAERVGRSAHDDATPQFVAAPGYVHAWLNPDDVEVEDHLVLAEPAVKLLVRHPEMTSGSMAAALRVELDGLVDLTWSTDNGLVELAAPGVTKASGLSAVAHTLAVPASHVVAFGDMPNDVPMLRWAGLGVAMGNAHPDALAVADEVAPPNTQDGVAQVLERWWS, from the coding sequence ATGTCGGGCGTGCAGCCCCCCCAGCTCGTGGCCAGCGACGTCGACGGAACGCTGCTCGACGGCACCGACCGGGTGAGCCCCCGGACCCGCGCCGCGATCGAGGCCGTGCGCGCCCGGGGCGTGCCGTTCGTGCTGGTCACCGGCCGCCCGCCCCGGTGGATCGCGCCGGTGGTGGACCAGCTCGGGTTCGCGCCGATGGCGGTGTGCGCCAACGGCGCGGTGCTCTACGACCCGGCCACCGACGAGGTGGTCAGCGCCCAGCTGCTCCCCGTCGAGCTGCTCCGCGAGGTGGCCGACGTGGCCGAGCGCCTGCTGCCGGGCTGCGGGCTGGCCGCCGAGCGGGTCGGGCGCAGCGCGCACGACGACGCCACCCCGCAGTTCGTCGCTGCGCCGGGGTACGTGCACGCCTGGCTCAACCCCGACGACGTGGAGGTGGAGGACCACCTGGTGCTGGCCGAGCCCGCGGTCAAGCTCCTCGTCCGGCACCCGGAGATGACGAGCGGCTCGATGGCCGCGGCGCTGCGGGTCGAGCTGGACGGGCTGGTGGACCTCACCTGGTCCACCGACAACGGGCTCGTCGAGCTGGCCGCGCCCGGCGTCACCAAGGCCAGCGGCCTCTCGGCGGTGGCTCACACCCTCGCCGTGCCCGCGTCGCACGTGGTGGCCTTCGGGGACATGCCCAACGACGTCCCCATGCTGCGCTGGGCCGGGCTCGGGGTGGCCATGGGCAACGCGCACCCTGACGCGCTGGCCGTGGCCGACGAGGTGGCCCCCCCGAACACCCAGGACGGCGTGGCGCAGGTTCTCGAGCGCTGGTGGTCCTGA
- a CDS encoding LLM class flavin-dependent oxidoreductase, with the protein MRVGVVLLPQARWALAREQWQRVEALGFDHAWTYDHLAWRSLADEAWFGTVPLLAAAAVATERVRLGTWVASPNFRHPVTFAKELMTLDDLSDGRFTLGVGAGGTGFDATVLGGAVLSPRERVDRLAEFVGLLDELLREPVTTVHGARYSAVDARMLPGCLQRPRLPFVVAANGPRAMRVAVAHGAGWATTGPEGVTGEQWWSAVAGLVGRLEDTEVDGRSGTGLERYLNLDSGGVYALSSVEAFRDQVGRADELGFTDVVVHHPRTEGVYAGRVEVLEAVAAEL; encoded by the coding sequence ATGCGAGTGGGAGTGGTGCTGCTGCCCCAGGCCCGGTGGGCGCTGGCCCGGGAGCAGTGGCAGCGGGTCGAGGCCCTGGGCTTCGACCACGCCTGGACCTACGACCACCTGGCCTGGCGCTCGCTGGCCGACGAGGCGTGGTTCGGCACCGTGCCGCTGCTGGCCGCTGCCGCGGTGGCCACGGAGCGGGTGCGCCTGGGCACCTGGGTGGCCTCGCCGAACTTCCGGCACCCGGTGACGTTCGCCAAGGAGCTGATGACCCTGGACGACCTCTCCGACGGCCGCTTCACCCTGGGCGTGGGCGCGGGCGGCACGGGGTTCGACGCCACGGTGCTCGGGGGTGCGGTGTTGTCTCCGCGCGAGCGGGTGGACCGGCTGGCGGAGTTCGTGGGCCTGCTCGACGAGCTGCTGCGCGAGCCGGTGACCACCGTGCACGGGGCGCGGTACTCCGCCGTGGACGCCCGGATGCTCCCCGGGTGCCTCCAGCGGCCCCGGCTGCCCTTCGTGGTCGCCGCCAACGGACCGCGCGCGATGCGGGTGGCCGTCGCGCACGGGGCCGGCTGGGCCACCACGGGCCCGGAGGGCGTCACCGGCGAGCAGTGGTGGAGCGCGGTGGCCGGGCTGGTGGGGCGGCTGGAGGACACCGAGGTCGACGGTCGGAGCGGCACGGGGCTCGAGCGGTACCTCAACCTGGACTCCGGCGGGGTGTACGCGCTGAGCTCGGTGGAGGCCTTCCGCGACCAGGTGGGGCGGGCGGACGAGCTCGGGTTCACCGACGTGGTGGTCCACCACCCGCGGACCGAGGGCGTCTACGCCGGACGCGTCGAGGTCCTCGAGGCCGTGGCCGCCGAGCTCTAG
- a CDS encoding lysophospholipid acyltransferase family protein, whose amino-acid sequence MEPVYSTVIAIARTMFRVQGLKFRLTGTENVPRSGGALVVMNHIGFFDFTYAGFAAKPRGRYVRFMAKAEVFAHPVGGPLMRGMHHIPVDRAAGAGAFDVAVQALRDGEVVGVFPEATISSSFELKAFKSGAARMALEAGVPILPTVIWGSQRVWTKRAPKHLGRTGTPISVDIGAPIEATGSALELTNLVKDRMQTQLDRVRADYPDGHPAGAPWVPASMGGSAPTPDEVVTLDRADTRGKVAARRAKMDGRKHG is encoded by the coding sequence GTGGAGCCCGTGTACTCAACCGTCATCGCGATCGCCCGCACCATGTTCCGGGTCCAGGGGCTGAAGTTCCGGCTCACGGGCACCGAGAACGTCCCGCGCAGCGGGGGCGCGCTGGTGGTGATGAACCACATCGGCTTCTTCGACTTCACCTACGCCGGCTTCGCGGCGAAGCCCCGGGGCCGGTACGTCCGGTTCATGGCCAAGGCCGAGGTGTTCGCCCACCCGGTGGGCGGCCCGCTCATGCGTGGCATGCACCACATCCCGGTGGACCGCGCCGCCGGCGCCGGCGCGTTCGACGTGGCCGTGCAGGCGCTGCGCGACGGCGAGGTGGTGGGCGTGTTCCCCGAGGCCACCATCAGCTCCAGCTTCGAGCTCAAGGCGTTCAAGTCCGGGGCCGCACGGATGGCCCTGGAGGCCGGGGTGCCGATCCTGCCCACGGTCATCTGGGGCTCGCAGCGGGTGTGGACCAAGCGGGCGCCCAAGCACCTCGGACGTACCGGCACCCCGATCTCGGTGGACATCGGCGCCCCGATCGAGGCGACGGGCTCGGCGCTGGAGCTGACGAACCTGGTCAAGGACCGGATGCAGACCCAGCTCGACCGGGTGCGGGCGGACTACCCCGATGGTCACCCCGCGGGTGCGCCGTGGGTGCCGGCGTCGATGGGCGGCAGCGCGCCGACGCCCGACGAGGTGGTGACCCTGGACCGCGCCGACACCCGCGGCAAGGTGGCCGCCCGCCGGGCGAAGATGGACGGGCGCAAGCACGGCTGA
- a CDS encoding MBL fold metallo-hydrolase: MQVTSIGHAGFHVRTAAGSVLCDPWVNPAYFASWFPFPDNTTLDWDALGACDYLYVSHLHKDHFDPALLAAHVNKDATVLLPDYPVPDLRRELEALGFHDFLETTTETKHRVTGRDGNVLDLMIIALRSPADGPIGDSALVLDDGETVLFNMNDARPVDLDLLEREFGRVDVHALQFSGAIWYPMVYDLPERAKVAFGTQKRQRQMDRARRYVEQVGATWVIPSAGPPAFLDDELRYLNDDRGDPSNIFPDQTVFLDQMRRNGAEQGLLMLPGSTADCHGSAEPVLTHAIDPASVFGNGDDGVKAAYVEAFAQRQRPVVAAAKASWAPAEGEPLLAPLKALFEPLMAQADAISTGIGGPVVLELGAEMVVLDFATRTVRAGVEGEKSRYGFAIPPELVRTVLRDGEHDWVNSIFLSTRFRAWRVGGYNEFLYTFFKCLTDERMAYADGWFAEQHDDGAEIVLEGWRVQKRCPHLKADLSRFGVVEGTTMTCQLHGWQWNLEDGTCLTSAGHELRVEKA, translated from the coding sequence GTGCAGGTCACGAGCATCGGTCACGCGGGGTTCCACGTGCGGACGGCGGCGGGGAGCGTGCTGTGCGACCCGTGGGTGAACCCGGCGTACTTCGCCTCCTGGTTCCCGTTCCCGGACAACACGACCCTGGACTGGGACGCGCTCGGGGCCTGCGACTACCTCTACGTCTCCCACCTCCACAAGGACCACTTCGACCCGGCGCTGCTGGCCGCGCACGTCAACAAGGACGCCACCGTCCTGCTGCCGGACTACCCCGTGCCGGACCTGCGTCGCGAGCTCGAGGCGCTGGGCTTCCACGACTTCCTCGAGACCACCACCGAGACCAAGCACCGCGTCACCGGGCGCGACGGCAACGTGCTCGACCTCATGATCATCGCGCTGCGCTCCCCCGCCGACGGGCCGATCGGCGACTCCGCGCTGGTGCTCGACGACGGCGAGACCGTCCTGTTCAACATGAACGACGCCCGCCCCGTGGACCTGGACCTGCTGGAGCGCGAGTTCGGCCGCGTCGACGTGCACGCCCTGCAGTTCTCCGGCGCCATCTGGTACCCGATGGTCTACGACCTGCCCGAGCGGGCCAAGGTCGCCTTCGGCACCCAGAAGCGGCAGCGGCAGATGGACCGGGCCCGGCGCTACGTGGAGCAGGTCGGCGCGACGTGGGTGATCCCGTCCGCGGGCCCGCCGGCGTTCCTCGACGACGAGCTGCGCTACCTCAACGACGACCGTGGCGATCCCTCGAACATCTTCCCGGACCAGACGGTGTTCCTGGACCAGATGCGACGCAACGGGGCCGAGCAGGGCCTGCTGATGCTGCCCGGCTCGACCGCCGACTGTCACGGGTCCGCCGAGCCCGTGCTGACCCACGCGATCGACCCCGCGTCGGTGTTCGGGAACGGGGACGACGGGGTCAAGGCCGCCTACGTCGAGGCCTTCGCCCAGCGCCAGCGTCCGGTGGTCGCCGCGGCCAAGGCGTCCTGGGCGCCGGCGGAGGGGGAGCCCCTGCTGGCCCCGCTGAAGGCCCTGTTCGAGCCCCTCATGGCCCAGGCGGACGCGATCAGCACGGGCATCGGTGGCCCGGTGGTCCTCGAGCTCGGGGCGGAGATGGTGGTGCTGGACTTCGCCACGCGCACGGTGCGCGCCGGGGTCGAGGGCGAGAAGTCCCGCTACGGGTTCGCGATCCCGCCGGAGCTCGTCCGCACGGTGCTCCGCGACGGCGAGCACGACTGGGTCAACTCGATCTTCCTGTCCACCCGGTTCCGCGCCTGGCGGGTGGGGGGATACAACGAGTTCCTCTACACGTTCTTCAAGTGCCTCACCGACGAGCGGATGGCCTACGCGGACGGCTGGTTCGCCGAGCAGCACGACGACGGCGCCGAGATCGTGCTCGAGGGCTGGAGGGTCCAGAAACGCTGCCCGCACCTCAAGGCGGACCTCTCCCGGTTCGGGGTGGTCGAGGGCACGACGATGACCTGCCAGCTGCACGGCTGGCAGTGGAACCTGGAGGACGGGACCTGCCTCACCAGCGCCGGGCACGAGCTGCGGGTCGAGAAGGCGTAG
- a CDS encoding D-alanine--D-alanine ligase family protein produces MQRILHLVGSAASEFYADLSRLYAADALAALDDPARYVHLVAHVSPDGRWCFPDGLTPTALAAAPALPLSEAVERIVALGVDAVVPQMFCIPGMTTYRSLVELLGIPLLGNPADVMALGAHKARARAVVASAGVRVPEGQLLRRGDRPALAPPVVVKPVDTDNSLGLALVRSAEEYPAALEAAFAESDEVLVERYVELGREVRCGIVDRDGELVGLPLEEYAVGEHKPVRLHEDKISSGSAGLGLVAKDAAHAWVVDPSDPITEAVWAAAKACHRALGCRDYSLFDFRIDPDGQPWFLEAGLYCSFARTSVVAVMARAAGTEVDELFATVLAGALARG; encoded by the coding sequence ATGCAGCGCATCCTGCACCTGGTGGGTTCCGCCGCCAGCGAGTTCTACGCCGACCTCTCCCGGCTCTACGCCGCGGACGCGCTCGCCGCGCTCGACGACCCCGCGCGGTACGTCCACCTCGTCGCCCACGTCAGCCCCGACGGTCGGTGGTGCTTCCCGGACGGGCTCACCCCGACGGCCCTCGCGGCGGCTCCGGCCCTACCGCTGTCCGAGGCCGTCGAGCGGATCGTGGCCCTGGGTGTCGACGCCGTTGTGCCGCAGATGTTCTGCATCCCCGGCATGACGACGTACCGCTCCCTGGTCGAGCTGCTGGGCATCCCGCTGCTGGGCAACCCCGCGGACGTCATGGCCCTGGGGGCGCACAAGGCGCGGGCCCGGGCGGTGGTCGCGTCGGCGGGGGTCCGGGTGCCCGAGGGGCAGCTGCTGCGTCGCGGCGACCGGCCCGCCCTCGCCCCGCCCGTCGTCGTCAAGCCGGTGGACACCGACAACTCGCTCGGCCTGGCCCTGGTGCGCAGCGCCGAGGAGTACCCGGCCGCGCTCGAGGCGGCGTTCGCCGAGTCCGACGAGGTGCTCGTGGAGCGCTACGTCGAGCTCGGCCGTGAGGTCCGCTGCGGCATCGTGGACCGCGACGGCGAGCTCGTCGGCCTGCCGCTGGAGGAGTACGCCGTGGGCGAGCACAAGCCGGTGCGCCTGCACGAGGACAAGATCAGCTCGGGGTCCGCGGGGCTGGGGCTGGTGGCCAAGGACGCCGCGCACGCCTGGGTCGTCGACCCGTCCGACCCGATCACCGAGGCGGTGTGGGCCGCAGCGAAGGCCTGCCACCGGGCCCTGGGCTGCCGGGACTACAGCCTGTTCGACTTCCGCATCGACCCGGACGGGCAGCCGTGGTTCCTGGAGGCCGGGCTGTACTGCTCCTTCGCCCGCACCAGCGTGGTCGCGGTGATGGCCCGGGCCGCCGGGACCGAGGTGGACGAGCTGTTCGCGACGGTGCTGGCCGGAGCGCTGGCCCGCGGCTGA
- a CDS encoding ATP-grasp enzyme has translation MRDAARTVGMLGLLTAVAPVNLLVTGAALLRSAVRPPARQVAAEPRTVLVSGGKMTKALQLARSFHAAGHRVVLVEQGTYRLTGHRFSRAVDRFHVVPAPDAAGYTQALLDIVRAEGVDVYVPVCSPVASYHDAVAKAALSPFCEVVHLDPDELRDVDDKDRFAALAASLGLRVPETHRVTAPAQVAAFDFAATGLTYILKSIAYDPVRRLDLTPLPRPTPAQTLAFAASLPISEDNPWILQELVTGQEYCTHGTVRGGEVQVWACCESSASQLNYAEVDKPAIEEWVRTFCRATGVTGQLSFDVIEEASGEVVAIECNPRTHSAITMFHDHPDLARAYLEDGVGPITPLPGSLPTYWLYQEVWRLATQPGTRRARLRTILAGKDAIFSLDDPLPFLMVHHVHIPWLLVQNLRRGGSWLKIDVNIGKLVEPGGD, from the coding sequence GTGCGCGACGCGGCCCGCACCGTGGGGATGCTGGGGCTGCTGACCGCGGTGGCCCCAGTGAACCTGCTGGTCACCGGGGCCGCCCTGCTGCGCTCGGCCGTGCGCCCGCCCGCCCGGCAGGTGGCCGCCGAGCCGCGCACCGTCCTGGTCAGCGGTGGGAAGATGACCAAGGCCCTGCAGCTGGCGCGGTCCTTCCACGCCGCCGGGCACCGGGTGGTGCTGGTCGAGCAGGGCACCTACCGGCTCACCGGGCACCGCTTCTCCCGGGCGGTCGACCGCTTCCACGTGGTGCCCGCGCCGGACGCAGCGGGGTACACGCAGGCGCTGCTGGACATCGTGCGGGCCGAGGGTGTGGACGTCTACGTCCCGGTCTGCAGCCCGGTGGCCAGCTACCACGACGCCGTGGCCAAGGCGGCGCTGAGCCCGTTCTGCGAGGTCGTCCACCTCGACCCGGACGAGCTGCGGGACGTGGACGACAAGGACCGGTTCGCCGCGCTGGCCGCCTCGCTCGGTCTGCGCGTGCCCGAGACGCACCGGGTCACCGCCCCCGCCCAGGTCGCCGCCTTCGACTTCGCCGCCACGGGGCTCACCTACATCCTCAAGAGCATCGCCTACGACCCGGTGCGCCGCCTCGACCTCACGCCGCTGCCCCGTCCGACCCCGGCGCAGACCCTGGCCTTCGCCGCCTCGCTGCCCATCTCCGAGGACAACCCCTGGATCCTGCAGGAGCTCGTCACCGGGCAGGAGTACTGCACCCACGGCACCGTCCGGGGCGGCGAGGTCCAGGTGTGGGCGTGCTGCGAGTCCTCGGCCTCCCAGCTGAACTACGCCGAGGTGGACAAGCCTGCGATCGAGGAGTGGGTGCGGACGTTCTGCCGCGCGACGGGGGTGACGGGGCAGCTCTCGTTCGACGTCATCGAGGAGGCCTCCGGGGAGGTCGTCGCCATCGAGTGCAACCCACGGACCCACTCGGCGATCACGATGTTCCACGACCACCCGGACCTCGCCCGGGCGTACCTGGAGGACGGGGTGGGGCCGATCACCCCGCTGCCGGGCAGCCTGCCCACCTACTGGCTCTACCAGGAGGTGTGGCGGCTGGCGACGCAGCCGGGCACCCGCCGCGCGCGCCTGCGGACCATCCTGGCCGGCAAGGACGCCATCTTCTCCCTCGACGACCCGCTGCCGTTCCTCATGGTCCACCACGTGCACATCCCCTGGCTGCTGGTGCAGAACCTGCGCCGCGGGGGGAGCTGGCTCAAGATCGACGTCAACATCGGCAAGCTGGTCGAGCCCGGGGGGGATTGA